The genomic DNA TAACAGCTTGTACCACTACTCGGGGGCGCAAAGAAAACCACAGGTATAAACACATTGATTTTAACCTTTTTACCACTACCTGGGCAGCTGCAGACCGAAAATACTGTATTGCCTTCCGTTAATTTAACTATCTTGTAGTCTATTTTAGCCGTGCAAAGTACATGCGTTATCTGCGCGGGCTTTTTACGCAAACAACCACCAACTTAAACAAATTGAAATGGCAGGAATCTCGCCTTCTACCAAAACTGAGCCAGCTAACGTTGGGTACGATACGACCCAGAATTACAGAGGGCCGCTGATCATTGTAACGCTCCTGTTCTTTATGTGGGGATTTATCACCTGCATGAACGACATCCTGATACCTAAGATGCAGGAGGTGTTTACGCTGCAGCACTGGCAGGCCATGCTCATCCAAACGGCCTTTTTCGGGGCTTACTTTATTATTTCACTGCTCTATTTTATCTTTTCCATGACCAAAGGTGACCCGATCATGCGCATCGGGTACAAAAACGGTATTATCGTGGGCCTGATTGTGGCTGCAGTGGGCTGTACGCTCTTTTACCCGGCGGCCACAAACCACAGCTATGGTTTCTTTCTGCTGGCTTTGTTTGTGCTGGCCTCCGGCATTACAATCCTGCAGATAGCGGCCAACCCGTATGTAGCCATACTTGGTCCACCAGAAGGTGCCGCCAGCCGTCTGAACCTGACACAGGCCCTTAACTCGCTGGGCACCACCGTGGCTCCGGTTATTGGTGGCTACCTGATCTTTGAAGGGGTGCAGGCAACAAACACTGCTGAATCGGTAAAACTTCCTTACCTGGGGCTTGCCGCGGCGCTCATTCTGATCGCCCTGTTTATCAAGCTTGCCAGGTTACCGCATGTAGCCGGCGAAGGAAAGATCATTCCGGATGCGGGCGCGCTGAAGTACCGCCACCTGGTGCTCGGTATTATCTGTATCTTTATGTATGTGGGTGGCGAGGTAGCAATCGGCAGCACGCTGATCAGTTTCTTTAAACTACCACAAATTGCCGGCCTTGATGAAGCCAGTGCCAAGCACTACCTGGCTTTTTACTGGGGAGGCGCTATGGTAGGCCGGTTCTTCGGGGCAGCTGCATTAACCGGGTCCGGCAATAAAAACACCAAATACCTCATCATTGCAGCTGTTGCCGCTGTTGCTTTTATTGCGGTGTTCAGCATCTATGGCCTCGATCAGGCCCTGATCATCCTTGCCCTGATCGCGGTAAACTTTGTGGTGTTGCTGATAGGTGGTTTTTCGGCAAGCAGAACGCTGGGCTTTTTTGCCACAGCCGTTATCATCCTACTGCTCATTACCTGCTTTGCAACCGGAAGCATTGCCATGTGGTCCGTTATCGCCATCGGCCTGTTCAACTCGATCATGTTCCCGACTATTTTTACGCTGGCCATCAAAGGGTTGGGCGTTCATACCAGCCAGGGATCTTCGCTGCTGGTAATGGCCATTGTTGGCGGCGCAATTATACCACCCCTGCAGGGCTATATAGCAGATGTTACAGACAACCTGCAGCTCTCGTTCCTGGTGCCCCTGGTTTGTTACGCCTACATCGTATACTATGGTTTTGCCGGTTCTAAGGTAAAGCAGGTAGCCCCGGAGGCAGAGGTTCAAGTATAACACCTGCATTCTGAAGAACAAAAGAGCCCCGGTGCAGCTGCGCCGGGGCTCTTTTGTTTTAAACCCTTTCCTTTTAGCTGTACAGGTATAAAATGGCTGCTTCGGAACGTCCAGGTACCAGTGCTTCTGGCAGAGTGCAACGCCCGGCCCAGGAAAGGCTATCCAAAAAATAAAGCCTGCAGGAGCTGCAGGCTTTAGGTATAGGCATTACTTTAAAACCGGAACAGTTTCAACTCCGGAAGCAAGGTTTTAGTTTGCGTTATGGCTCTCTGGGCCTTCCTCCTTTTTGCTGCCAGCATTATACCTGGCAAAGCCATACTGCTTCTGCACAGCACCAAAACCGGCAGGGCCATAGCAGCTGGTGCGGCCGCCCAGGTATATGTTGGTACCAGTGTCATTTCCTGCCTTTTTAATGATGTGGCCGGCGTTTACGGTATACTTCCTGTTCTCCCCGCCTCCTGCGTTGTAGGTAAAGTAAGCATTTGAAGGACCATGAAGCTGCTTGATGCTGCTGAGGGCTTCTGCGGGAGCACGCATACTACTACCGGTTGCAGGCTTCTGCACCGGGAAGGTCAGGTTGCCCGCCTCCTTTTCAGAGTCCCGGAAATGGCCCGGAACGGTAAACCGCCTGGTATGCTGCAGGTGATGATGCGGCAGGCTGCGCTCGTGCCCTTGCTCCCTGTCGGCCTTGCGTCCGTACCAGTTGTTATCCTCCGCCCGATGTTGTCTTTTCATGTGCTTCAAATTAGAATTCGTCATCTTCATTTATACAGTAAACAAGGTGCAAGGCAAATTGCACACGCAACAGTACGAAGCCATTGCTCTATTAGGGGTTAAAGGGGTTAGTTAAGTATAGGTGTTTAATATTTTTAATTTTACTGTATAACAGGAAGACGCATCTTTGACACTTCCGGCAATGTCCCTGCAGAAAAGCCCCGGAGGACCTTTAACGCAGTTTTTAATCTCTTTCCGGCCTTTTTCCAGCAGGTGCAAATCTTCTCAGGCAGGGTGGCGGCCCATTATCATTCAAATTCCTTACTACTTACGTAGCTTTTTATACTTTGTAGTAGAAAAACTTGTAAAATACGCACTTCTACGTACCTCCCGCTACCCTGTTATTGCATTAAAAATTACTACTTAGAACTATGTGCTTGGATTGCTCCGCATGGTGCGTAGTTTTTGTTCGTACGGCAAACCCGATGTTTAAAAGAAGTTATAGCAAGCCATGCATGGAAACAACAGCTAAACAAACAGATGATCACAAACAAAGATTCACTTATCGCCTTTTGTGCAGGCCATATGAGAGCATTGCTTGGAGAGATTATGGGTAGGATAGCATTACACATATTATACCCTCCTTTTGAGAGGTGAATAGTTACAGCAAGATATGATAACAAACAGCATCCGGGCTTGTGGAAATCCTGGGTGGCTCTCAGTGGTTGTTGGCCGGCGGGTTACGCGCCGCTTTCCGGCTATTGCCGGCAGAGGTGCAGCCGTAGTTGCTGATAAGCGGCAGCCAGTGCCCGTGGCGGAAAATGCGCATTCAGGCCACTGGGGTTAGGCAATACCCATACATGTGTGCTGCCGATGGTATGCTGCTGCAATCCGAAAGCAGCTTTGGGGTAGCCAAAGGCCCTGCGGTAGGCGGTGACACCAAGTATAGCCAGCACCTTTGGTTTATACCGGCTCACTTTAGCCACCAGCTGCCTCCCGCCTGCTACCAGTTCGGCAGCGGCCAGCTGATCGGCACTGGTCGTTGCCCGGTCCACCACATTCGTGATGCC from Pontibacter liquoris includes the following:
- a CDS encoding sugar MFS transporter; translation: MAGISPSTKTEPANVGYDTTQNYRGPLIIVTLLFFMWGFITCMNDILIPKMQEVFTLQHWQAMLIQTAFFGAYFIISLLYFIFSMTKGDPIMRIGYKNGIIVGLIVAAVGCTLFYPAATNHSYGFFLLALFVLASGITILQIAANPYVAILGPPEGAASRLNLTQALNSLGTTVAPVIGGYLIFEGVQATNTAESVKLPYLGLAAALILIALFIKLARLPHVAGEGKIIPDAGALKYRHLVLGIICIFMYVGGEVAIGSTLISFFKLPQIAGLDEASAKHYLAFYWGGAMVGRFFGAAALTGSGNKNTKYLIIAAVAAVAFIAVFSIYGLDQALIILALIAVNFVVLLIGGFSASRTLGFFATAVIILLLITCFATGSIAMWSVIAIGLFNSIMFPTIFTLAIKGLGVHTSQGSSLLVMAIVGGAIIPPLQGYIADVTDNLQLSFLVPLVCYAYIVYYGFAGSKVKQVAPEAEVQV
- the mug gene encoding G/U mismatch-specific DNA glycosylase, with the translated sequence MHPYHTPTKAELAAAENQTVPDIIAPGLEVLFCGINPSVYTAAVGHNFARPGNRFWPTLYKAGFTPHLFLPHEDRALLTLGYGITNVVDRATTSADQLAAAELVAGGRQLVAKVSRYKPKVLAILGVTAYRRAFGYPKAAFGLQQHTIGSTHVWVLPNPSGLNAHFPPRALAAAYQQLRLHLCRQ